In Sphingobacterium sp. R2, the genomic stretch GATCCGTTATAAATGTGCGATTAGGATGAAAAATCTGAACGATTTCGGATATTTTGTACATTCCTTTGATATTTCTTTAATTGTATCAAAACTGAACATTTTTTTAGTTATTTCATATTATTTTTGAAATTTTGACATTATGTTTAACGAAGAGAACAGAAAGAAAAAGATATTGACACAACGCCAGGCGCAGTTAAAGGCGGAGAGCTATTGTGCCTATCAGGAACGTGCCCAACAGGAAGTTCGCGATAAACTCTATAGTTGGGGACTGAGCGAAGAAGAAGTTGAAAATGTGCTCGCCGATTTAATTGCTGAAAACTTCCTCAACGAGGAACGATTCGCCATTGCGTATTGCAACGGAAAACTACGTATGAAAGGTTGGGGTAAAATAAAGATCAAACAGGCGCTGAAATTAAAAAGAGTATCCGAACCATTAATAAAAATTGCATTTAAACAGATCGACCTAGATGAATATGAGCAGATATTAAGTGACCTCATTGATAAAAAACGGCGTGAAATAGGTAGCAAGGATTTTTATACTGTGAAAAATAAGCTTTATCAATTTGCATTATCTCGTGGTTTTGAAAGTGATTTAATTTTTTCTGTACTGAATTCAAAGGAGTTATAAAAAACACTACAAGAAAGTACATAAATATTTTGCGATATTGATTTTTCGCTCTATATTTGCATCACCAAAAAGGAACGCAATGATCCTTTAAAAATTGAAATAAAATTCCAATGCGAAAATAGCTCAGTTGGTAGAGCACAACCTTGCCAAGGTTGGGGTCGCGAGTTCGAATCTCGTTTTTCGCTCACCTGCCTAGGTGGTGGAACTGGTAGACAC encodes the following:
- a CDS encoding regulatory protein RecX, whose protein sequence is MFNEENRKKKILTQRQAQLKAESYCAYQERAQQEVRDKLYSWGLSEEEVENVLADLIAENFLNEERFAIAYCNGKLRMKGWGKIKIKQALKLKRVSEPLIKIAFKQIDLDEYEQILSDLIDKKRREIGSKDFYTVKNKLYQFALSRGFESDLIFSVLNSKEL